A genomic stretch from Lathyrus oleraceus cultivar Zhongwan6 chromosome 2, CAAS_Psat_ZW6_1.0, whole genome shotgun sequence includes:
- the LOC127118950 gene encoding uncharacterized protein LOC127118950, protein MAGRNDAAMAAAMQAMAQAVQNLPNAGGDAGSRSLATFQRENPPVFKGKHDPDAALGWLKEIERIFRVMDCTPAQKVRYGTHMLAVEADDWWLETHERLTVAGEVITWDVFRREFLRKYYPEDVRGKKEIEFLELKQGNMSVTDYAAKFMELSKFYPHYTGAGAEFSKCIKFENGLRSEIKKAVGYQKIRIFTELVDSCRIFEEDNNAHYKIVSDRKGKQHQNRGKPYDAPVGKGKQGVAPAQRTSRGGAPAGIVCFKCGQAGHKSNVCTAEVKRCFRCGKTGHAIADCKHKEMICFNCGEEGHIGSQCQKPKKSQTGKVFALTGTQTSSEDRLIRGTCFINGTPLITIIDTGATHCFISANCARRLGLKLSALDGELIVETPAKGSITTSLVCLKCPLSIFDKDFYVDLVCLPLDGMDVILGMNWLEYNYVHINCHHKSVRFSTPEEEGVDLLPFRELRKLMKEGAQMFSLMATLSVESKAKIEELLVVKEFPEVFPDEIPSVPPEREVKFTIDLVPGTRPISMAPYRMSASELYELKKQLEDL, encoded by the coding sequence atggctggaaggaatgacgctgcaatggctgccgcaatgcaagcaatggcacaagctgtgcagaacttgccaaatgctggtggagatgctggatcacgtagcttggcgacttttcaaagagagaatccgccggtgtttaaagggaagcatgatccagatgcagccttgggatggttgaaagagattgagagaatcttccgtgttatggattgcactccagctcagaaggttcggtatggtactcacatgctagcagtcgaagctgatgactggtggctagagactcacgagaggttgaccgtggcaggtgaagtcattacttgggatgtattccgtagggaattcctgagaaagtattatccggaagatgtccgtggtaagaaggaaatcgagttccttgagctgaagcaaggaaacatgtctgtcactgattatgctgcaaaatttatggagctgtccaaattttatcctcattacactggtgctggtgctgaattttcaaagtgcatcaagtttgaaaacggactgcgctctgaaattaagaaggctgttgggtatcagaagatacgcatttttactgaattggttgatagctgcaggatatttgaagaggacaataatgctcattacaagattgtcagtgaccgcaagggaaagcagcatcaaaaccgtggcaagccgtatgatgccccagtgggaaaagggaaacaaggagttgctccggctcagaggactagtaggggaggtgctcctgctggtatagtttgcttcaaatgtggtcaggctggtcataagagtaatgtatgcactgctgaagtaaagaggtgttttcgctgtggtaagactggccatgcaatagctgattgcaagcacaaggaaatgatttgttttaattgtggcgaagaagggcatattggaagtcagtgtcagaagccaaagaaatctcaaactggaaaggtgttcgctttgaccggaactcaaacctccagtgaggacagacttatccgaggtacatgtttcataaatggtactcctttaattactattattgataccggtgctacacactgttttatttctgctaactgtgctcgaagactgggtttaaaattgtccgctttggatggtgaattgattgttgagaccccagctaagggatcaataactacttcgttggtatgtttaaaatgtccgttgtcgatcttcgataaagatttctatgttgatttagtatgtttgccgttggatgggatggatgtgattcttggtatgaactggttagagtataattatgttcatataaattgtcatcataagtcggtgaggttttccactcctgaagaggaaggagttgacttattacctttcagagaattgcgaaaattgatgaaagagggagctcagatgttttctttgatggcgacgttgtcggttgagagtaaagctaagattgaggaactgttagtggtgaaagaattccctgaagtttttcctgatgaaattcctagtgtgccgccagagagggaagttaaatttactattgatctggtacctggtactaggcctaTTTCGATGGCACCAtatagaatgtcggcatctgaattgtatgaattaaagaagcaattggaagactta